In the Chaetodon trifascialis isolate fChaTrf1 chromosome 15, fChaTrf1.hap1, whole genome shotgun sequence genome, TATGAGGGTGCAAATGCACAACTTCAAAGACATCTTCAGAAATCAGGGGGCCTCATTTTTTATATGTTCCATAAATGTGCTACATTTAAACTTTAACACTGAAATTTCGATGTATTTaatttagtgctgtcaatcgattaaaatatttaattgcaatTAATCACATGAATGTCACAGTTAACTCGCGACACATTAATCACGCATTTTCAcctattctaaatgtcccttgaattatcattttaatactgttatcaacatgtaAAAGTGGTtaggcttgctttgtgtgtagtgttatatttcacactaacattctcactttgcgcagtcattcacatttgaatgaatcaaatcttacacaatttaacactgtcaataaacagatgacaaaaaaataaatacttggttaaaaaaaaaacattcaacaacCCTTtttaagggatcaaaacagggtgaagtgcacatcattgtaaactaggactatagtgcagttaaaccatgccctaaactttcctttcttaagttttctttgaacataatagcatccatatgcctctgtcgaaaaccatccattgtcgcctggttttgacaaggaggtggcagagaattcacattcgccatgtgtttggccatcaagtggtatttcagactggatgtgctacgatgataattcagttcacaccaacaatacacacagataactttggtcttgtcagtcgacccatctggcaactttttgaaactaaactttccatttaGAATCTTGTTCGCAACCAATTCAgcgtttcacgcttgacatccacacaaaccggtagcctacagctagcgagcagacaagactaaacacgtgcgtggggcgtgcctattgttttgtttccggtttacattcggatcctgtagtttttcttatgttactagcagtggccacagcttataaaaaactacaagttcactaggtcacaaagagtgttaatctcgtgacaaaaaaaatgacggcattaaaattgatttgcattaacgcgttatgcgatatttttgacagcactaatttaatTTACTATAAAAGGATGCAATTTAATTAGCAATATTACTGGTGTTGATACCAGCTATGTTATGAGATGcgattctttctttctctgtttttttttcttttgttcagtttctgttttcaaACCACTTTTTCCTGCATCTGATGAAGCTACCTCTGGCCAGACTCATATACATGTACATTCTATCAAGTTGCTCACTGAGAATTTTAagtcttttttatttatcttaagaTACATTGTGTCTAGATGTTAAGAACTGACTAATTAAGAGACTTTCTCAGCtagaatttattttattattattattattaatattattattatttcttccctgtgttttatttgcatcTTCTCTCACTTTGAATTTGaagaatttccatttttgaCTTTTGAATAGTAAACTTCTATGATCCACTGTATTGTTATTTAAATTCCAATATCTTCTGACAGTTGATTCGGATTCTTTAGAACCCTTCAATCAAAAACATGATTCTATGATGAGACAGCTGAGCGTGAGAATGAGAAACAACTGAAAGCTGTAATCTTGTGGTGACAATAACCATAATAAATTCttgactgaaaacacctgcgtCCATATGTAGCTTTTGACACTGAGTTCATGAATCTCCAAGCATTTGAAAGCAACAGGTGATCACATATAAATGACAATGGTTTAAAACCAAATGAGTTTGTAGATTTAGGAGGCCATCGATCTACTTCATTGTCTGGAGCATCACTGAAGACTCCtctgatgattaaaaaaaagaaaggttcTTTGTACATTCTTTTAAAGACAGTTTTAAAGACAGTTTAGACCATAAACATTGCAAATAGTAAATAGCCCTACCCTAACCTTAAAGATATTTTGGTTCATTCAAATTTAAACAAACCGACACAAACTGGGGAAGCGCGCCGAGGCTCGGCGGgtggttttatttctctgcccCACATTTTTAACCCTCATGCCAGAGTAGGCATCAACCTGTGGCAGGCCTTCAAACCCTCAACAACCAATGTTATATATGCAATTAGGTGCAAGGCCTGCCACAAATTGTATGTGGGGCAGACTAGACACTCAATTGTAACTAGAATAAAACAACACTTTTACATCATGAACAACGGGAGTGGCACCAGTGTCctgtatgcacattttaaactccatgGCCAACACAATGCCCAGAGCATGGGCCTGGAAAGCAGAAGGGATTGGACCACGGGCCAGAGACAGGCGGcggagaggaaatggattcatCTACTAAAGACCATAGATCCCACTGGGTTAAATGAAAATTCTGATGAGTCCATTTCCACTTGATAACAAAccttttttacagcatttactaGAAGTGCTCACCTCCTTACTTTCCAGGGTCTCTTCTCCCACAGGTTGCTGACAGGGCTCCGGCTGTGGCGATCCATGAATGAAATATTCTTCTTTACATGTCCTCTGCTTTCCATCtacttttattgtcattttaccTTGGCTAActttttaacttcttttcttaaattattttagtacctattattgatatatttattcTACTTATATGTATGGATATATATGTGTTTAGATtagatgtgtgaatgtgtgcagataTGTATGTGTAGGGGTGCTgaaatgtgtatatgtgtgtgtgtgtgtgtgtgtgtgtgtgtgtgtgtgtgtgtgtgtgtgtgtgtgtgtgtgtgtgtgtttatttatataggtGCACATTCTTAAGTATagttttaattttcctcttttacatgtacatatatatcATTCTTATTAGTTCTTATTAAAATTTACAAAAGGATTACTTCCTCATAAAGAGGCCTCTCGCCGCAGCCTGAGCCCTAATTAATCCCTGctattaataaaatgtgttttacaaaacCTTGGGAAATTTGGTGTCATTTTTATTGCTATCATTAAAACATCTTTTAGCAAAGAGCAAGCTTCTtttagaatttgtttttttttttcaaaatgtaaggTTTTAGACAAAGAACAATAGTATTATGCATGATTTTATTCTTAAccctgtgtatatatatgtgtgtttttctcttaatTAACAGTTGTTTTTTAGCACTTGCATatattgtgtgatttttaacaGCACTTTTTTGAAAgcacttattttatgtttttagcacttatgttttactaaccccgcttgttttatgtctgactccttacattcacatcttagcacttattattatttattcttttattacaTTGTACAAAGCTTGCTCTTTAATTAAGTAATGACAGCCTTAAATGTTACAGCAGGGACcctggagagagaagggggactTTGATAAACACACAAGGTCCCGTGGCCGGCCTGTACCGTGGCCCAATCCACCAAGCACATTTTATCCTACATCAAACTGGGGCAGTCTTTTAAGTATTTCCAAGGATCAAAGATCCTTTGAGCCCCCGAGAGCCCGTGCCCCTCGGAGTGCTCCCCCAAGAACACTGCGCCCTCATCCAAACCTAACCCAATAATTTGAACCATGAGAAAAATTCATTGTATGCCCCGACCAAGATTTCCAAAATTTTTCATCATTACTCCATGATAGAGTTTTTTGTAAGAAATCTATACCTGCATGAAGTCTACTCAAGCGCATAACTGCCTTCCTTCATGTGCTATCACGTGTCAAATCATCTGTCACTAGTAGTTTCTTCCCTTTCAGGATCCCACTATTATGACAAATCTTCCAGATTCTGTTTCACAAAGATCACATTGTGTACTGCACAATAACAGGCTGAGTTGCATTTTCATTGGGCACCCCAACTCTTtgcaacatgctaacatgctaagaaAGCCCACTATTTCCTACAGGTGTGGGCAATGCCACAAGTTTGATATCACCTCTGATGTCCTCTGTAGGTGTCTCTCATTTCATACAGACGGAGGTTCCATCCCTTGCTGTATGGTTTGTAGGTCTTTTGTGCGCTTGGATAGGTTTTGCTCAAGAGTAGTGAAGCACTTTGTCAACTCAACCACCACTTTCAGGATATCAGCGTTTGAAATGTTGTTAGGTACTATTCCGTTTACTcacattgttcttttttttcaaaacttAGGCACAGTGGGCATAATGTTTGGTTTAGCTGTCTGTTTTTGACATAGTACATCTTACAATTTGGAAACTCACCACACACCAACCTCATATGTCGCCATCTTCAGTGAAGAAACAAATATTgtgcaaacaaagaaaattcCACTTCTACAATTTTTTTGCTCATACAAAATCACTTATGCATCTTTTCTTTATGGTACTTTGATTTCTCAATTTTGTCTTGAAGACACAGGCTGCTAATCATTGGAATATTCATTAAtttaaatgccaaaaaaaagaagttctGCTAAGACTGAAAATAAGAGCCAAATTACATCACATTCTGATGACAATTTCCATTACGTGATGCATTATGATGATTAACATTTAATCACTGTGATCATTTCCCTTCCTATCAACAGACAGATGTGTGGACCTCACCTCAACAAACGGGACTGCAATACACAGCAGCAACCTGACAGGAAACTGGACATCTGGAAATCTCACCAAGTCTTCCGTCTCTGAGTTCTGGGAGTGAGTCAATTTTGTCACATCAAACTCGTGCTAAATTACATAGGGCAGCAGCAATCTTTTCATGTCAAATATGGTAATTCTTCATGCATGTAACCTTCACTGACTGTGTGGTGTTCCCATACAGGAGAGGGGTGTTGTCCATGTCTGGGGGAATAGAGGAGATTGGTACAGTCAGgtgggagctgctgctgtctctcctgGCCTGCTGGGTGGCTTGCTACTTCTGCATCTGGAAAGGGGTCCATTCCACAGGAAAGGTCTGTGAACATTGTCATGAAAATTCAGGGGCCAACCAGTCTCTTAtccaaattaaatgaaatttcaCACTTTCTTTGATCTCATTTGGGAAAATTCaatttttacactttattttcattacacacacacacacacacacacacacacacacacacacacacacacacacacagtgccctGTAGAGGTGAACTAGCACCTCTATAGTCCacaattaataaatgaattaacaTGGACTGAATTGCTCTTTAATGATTTTGACTGTAAAACTTCAAACCtgaaaattcaattcaattcaattcaattcaatttatttgtatagcgccaaatcacaacagaagttgtctcaggacactttccatatagagctggtacagaccaagctcttttatctacagagaaccaacaagGTTCTCTCAGCAAGCTGAGTAACACCCCAACTGTCACAAGTACTAAAAGAGAATGCAGGAAGGCTGAATGTAAATGGAGAAAGTCGTCTCGTTCTTCCCATTGTCCcaacatgaaatgaaagcagcattaCCTTTTGATTTTGTCTATGTTACTGACGGCATTGCAGAAGGACAGCTGAAGTCTTGTACTTGTTGTACTTGAAactttactactactacttgaAACCTACAGCACTACTCAAAGAAGTAACCGACATTAACAGGAGAGTAGCAGCAGCATTTCTCTCACCTAATGCAGTACTTGCATATAACCAGCAATATGCCAAATAATCACTGAAATTTTAGGCGGTGTACGTCACGGCTGTGTTCCCCTATGTGACACTGGTCATCCTGCTGGTCAGGGGGTTGACTCTGCCAGGAGCCTGGCAGGGTGTGGTCTACTATCTGTATCCAGATTTCTCTCGTCTGGCAGATTTTCAGGTGAGACACCTTGGATTAATCTTTGCAGCTTTACAGTGTCTGGtttgttctttttattgttGAAGTGTAAGTGTCCCACCCACCTGGGCCAATTATCACTGGAGATGAGTGAATTACATGCAATTTTTCATCTTTGTTAATCAGGTGTGGATGGAGGCTTGTACTCAGGTCCTCTTCTCATATAGTATTGCAACAGGAAGCATGATCACACTGGGCAGCTACAACAAAGTCAAGAACAACTGTTACAGGTAAGCCATTTGATCAGTAGTTCCACTAATGTTCAACACACTCCAGGCTTCTTGTTGGTATTGTTAATTCAGTGATGGGTTTGCCATGTACTGCTCTGAATCAGGGATTGGAAAGATTCCGCAACATAATTTCTCAAGTCTTTTCTCTTGTGAACCAAAAGATTCAGGTTCAAAACGACCCTAAAAAACATAGATCTACCAAAGGgtgtcatttttacatcattCAAACCATTTTGAACACCACCCAGGTTTTGGAAGTTAACAGTCGGCTCTGTGACAATGCAGGagctctgcagagggagagaaggtggTTGGGAGAGTCTTTCAAACATGGTCATCAAATACTTTTTTGCATCTCCAAAGTAAAGACATCACAGGAGAACCATAGGGCTGACATACACAGCTGATCCCCAGGCATGAGCAGATCTAGTCACAAAGTAATTAAAATACGCTATATGCATGCCATCTGTGGCATGTGAGAGGGGCTGCTGCTTAAAGACCAGTGAACATTGAATCAAAAACTCTGCATCTGGAGGGGAAGGCTGAGATACTGCTCTTAATTTTAGAAACGTCTGAAGACTCATCTGAGTCTGGTTCATCTTAGTTTGCCAGATCATACTGTTACGCAGGACTAATTGTGTGGACCAAGTGCAAAACACAGAAGCTGAGGCAGGGAGTAGATGTGGGAGTTTGGTAACATTCAAATAATAATTTGCTGGCAACAAAATCACTTGACCAGGGGAGAGCAGAAGATGAGCAGTGCACCTTTGAGTGAACCAGGCAAGGCAGATAAAATGGCAAGCAAAGACTGAGCAGAGGCTGCAGGCACAGAGAAACAAGAATTAGCGAGAGTTTCATCAAACAAAGATATTCCCAAGGCTGGAATCAGACTAACTGTGTAGCTGACTCTTTGGACTGGCAGTGTGGTGGAGTTGAAGCCTGTTGAAATCTGATGTTTTAGATTGGAGATGATAAGCATCTGGCCAGTCGGATTAGGCAGGGGATGTGAGAATAAATAAATTTCAGattacatatatacagtatagatagatagatagatagatagatagatagatagatagatagatagatagatagatagatagatagatagatagatagatagataggacactttccatatagagctggtacagaccaagctcttttatctacagagaaccaacaattcccccatgagcaagcacttggcgacagtggcgaggaaaaacttccttttaataggcagaaacctcgagcagaaccagactctgggtgggcggccatctgcctcgaccagttgggttggagagggagagcaagagagagagagtgagacagacagagagagacagacagaaatgcagtcagagagagagagagacagagagacagagagacagacatgcagtcacagtaacagtgacagtggatgtaataacagcagtagcagttgcagtggatgtcaggcagggccaaggcaggagacgcagctgcaatccacaatccagattcagccactgtccatgggaacctgcaagacgacaaagcacagagactccggggaaggagctaagttagtaacacgctgtggtaggacatgacatgaaagcgtgcagatggagagggacagaaggacagaggagctcggtgtatctttggaggtccccgacagtctaatcctatagcagcataactaggggctggtccaggaccagcctgagccagccctaactataagctttaacaaagaagaaagttttaagcctactcttaaatgtagagacagtgtctgcctcccagacaaagactggaagatggttccacaggagaggagcttgatagctaaatgctctgactcctgttctgctttttgagactttaggaaccataagtagacctgcattctgggaacgcagtgttccagtggggcaataaggtactatgagctctttaagataagaaggtgcctgaccatttatggctttgtaagtaaggaggagaattttaaactctattctaaactttacagggagccagtgcagagtggctagtattggagaaatatgatctctcttcctggtttttgtcagaacacgtgctgcagcgttctggagcaactggagaatattcagcaacaaatttgggcagcctgatagtaaagaattgcaataatccagcctggaggttacgaatgcatggactagtttttctgcatcattttgagacaaaatatgcctgatttttgcgatattacgtaggtgaaaaaaggcagtcgATCTGATCTACAtggcaaatgaaaaaaattcaagGATGCTCGACAATCTGAGGCCTAACAGTAGGACAGTCAAGACACTGTAAGTGCATTCTCCCACATAATCCTGCTCTGTATGCTaagctctgtgtgtctgtatgcaggGACAGTCTGTGGTTGTGTGCGCTGAACAGCTGCACCAGCTTTGTTGCCGGCTTCGCAGTCTTCTCAGCTCTGGGCTTCATGTCCCACAAACAAGGAATTCCCATCAACTTGGTGGCTGAATCGGGTACATATGTCTTAAAGCTCAACATTATTGTCTCTGTTATGCAGATGATTAAATTTACCCTCACACTTCTGCATAATAATCCAAGTCGGGTGGACAACaattttttaatttgtcttcGTCCTCCAGGCCCTGGGCTAGCATTCATAGCTTTTCCTCAGGCTGTAGCCATGATGCCCATACCTCAGCTGTGGGCCGCGTGCTTCTTCATTATGCTCATTCTGCTGGGACTGGACACAGTGGTAAGATAAAGAGAACACACAACATACTactgtgttgtgttcattgtaAAACCATGGTTTTACAATGAACATGTAAAACTGCAGCTTAGAGTCCATTTGTGGAGAATTTAATATAGTTGTAAcaaatctttttctttgtatatgtttttagccatgctagcagcctGGCTCTAAAATATctctgaaatatctcaacagcttttggttgtattgccatgacattttgtatGGTATGGTAAGAGTAATATTTTGGTTGACTTCACTTTACTTTTGAAAGTAACTGACTAATGAGGCGACTGCTTGATTTTGATAGCCTGACCCTCAAATATTTAATCCTTGATGCCCAAAAAATTTCCTTAAATTTAAGTATGATAAGTCTGAGGTTCTGTTTGATTTCCCATATTCcatcagcactgctgctgctcatcttgGCAGTCTGTCAAATTATATTAAGCAAGCTGCTTGAAACATTTGATGCTAACCTCTGTTTTGATGATCAAATAACAAATGTTGTTCAGTCTTGTTTCTTCCAGGTCAACATAACCTCCAATATTAAGTCATTTTTATCAGTTGCTGATTTGAAAATTTTCACATGCTTTCATGTATTCTCAGCTTGATTATTGCAATGCATGTTAATCAAGTATTAGCCAGGGCTCCTTTCATCATCTCTAGCTGGTACAAAACATGGCCGCTGCAgtcatttattcaattcaatgcaattttatttatatatttccaaacaagcaaacaaaagttATGTCATGACACTTTCCATATGGAGCAGGTCTAGACCATACTCTAATTTGCAGAGACCCAGCAATTCCCCTATGAGGAAGCATTTGGTGATGTCAAAGTGAAgaaaaactttctttttaacaggcagaaaccttgaaCAGAACCAGACACTACGttggcagccatctgcctcaaccagTTGggtttagagagagagagtcagagagcagATATGCACACCAATGacagtaataacaataacagctcTGGCAACAATAGAAATATGGCTAGTAGTATTTGGTAGTATATGTATATGGTATCTGTATGATCGGGTTAGATAACAATGACATATATATAATAACGATAGAAATGCTGCTGAAATTTTGAAGCATTTCTTTGCTTTGGATAATGCACCAGGCATTCCAATGAGACGAAAGAACAAACACTAAGAAAATAAACAGGGTACACACTTTGCTCACTGTATTGGAGGAGAAAAGGGCAGTCAATCATCCGGTATAATTAAAACAGTTACATATGGAGTGATCTTGAAGGCCCAGCCAGGCTCCTCACTCTGCCTGTTTGATGTAATGAGTTGGTAAAATTATCTTCttctgtctgcttgtgtgtgttagttTACAGGTTTGGAAGCTATAATATCGTCAGTGATTGACATTTTCCCAGGACAGATGCGCAAACCCTGGCGCAGAGAAATCTTCCTCATCttgttctgctctgtctgcttcaTCTTACAGATCCCTCTCACCACTCAGGTACTACACAGGCCTGTGTAATTCTAATAAAAAACACCAGCTAACACTCTCATATTGGAGAAGTACTCTTATTTATTAGAAGTGACACTACATTTATTTACCTGTTCTGTGTTGTCCAGGGAGGAGTGTACCTATTCCAGCTGATTGACTACTATGGTGCAAATGGAGCATGCAtattgtttgtgtctctgattGAGTGTGTGGCTGTTGGCTGGGCCTTTGGTAAGTGATTACCTGATATAATTGTACTATCCAGCTATCTGTCACTGGTGACCAGGGTTTAAATTACAACCCAGTATCCTAGGAATTCTGTTCATATTTGATGATTGTGCCTAACAATTTATGGATGTGGTGTTTGTTGAAAATCCTCCTGAGTTTTTCAGATACTCCTGCAAAGTAAGGGATGACAGTGTAATTGTGTTCATGGTCCTTTCCTAatctttctgttctgtgtctctTTGCGATCTCAATGAAGGCCCAGTTTGAGTAACCACACGTTCTGAGTGCTTCCCTcatgtgtttctgctccttgCCCTTGGTATATTGTGATGTCTGTGCTTTGTCCACAAACTTGGAGACTTCAGTAGGTAGATTGGTAGACCGTCCCTTGAGCATCTGGTCCATCTTAACTTCAAGTGTGTTGATGGTGAAATTAATCTGTCTCTCTGGTTGAGCAGTTGATACTGAGCTTTTTGGAGAATTCTATCAGCTCTGTGGCCTTTCATGGTGGAACCCAGGTGTAGGCCATAGAGAATGATCCTGTGTTGCCTGCATCTTCAAGTTGAACCACAGATGGTTCCTATAATCCGCAAGTTTTCTGGATGTCCTTTCATATTCCCATACCACTCAAGGGCTGTTCCTCCCAAAGTGCATACCAACATGTCTGTGAcgattctcattcatccagctcatggtacttctaagtgctttcCGAGAGCGACTGGACTTGCTTTTAGTTTTAGAAGACATCAAGTGGGTCTACGACCCACCCATTCTCACCCATTAACACCCATTGACCCATCAACACCATGACACCAAGGACTCACATGATAGCTGAGCAGAGCtatgatcctgcaagaggataAATGCCTGGCACCTTCCACCAGTtagttagaactgaagaaacCTCTTGGACAAGAGCCATTATGTCTCGTGGAACCgcaagcaagtccagttgcctttggagAGGACTTAGttccatgacctggatgaatgagtaTCTTCACAGACATGCTGTTAGATGAATTTTGTTATCTTTAAACAGAGCCAGCCTATAGTTTATTTGCCATAACTGTGTATCTGTAGTTTGCAAGCACAGATATTGTATTAATTGTTTATGAAACATTACAAAATTACAAACATAATTGAACATAATAAAGATTTTGCAGAAGCATCCAATGTCAGAGTTCATGTCTGGCAGGAGAGATGTCAATTTGAGTTCCTCTGCCATAGTTCCTATACCCAGAAATTTTCCTTTTGGAGGTGTTGTACTTTCTGATGTACATTTCCATTCCCTCCTCCCATTTtcacctcacctgtcctctctgtctgaaaGTTCTATGTCAGCTGCACTTCTGATCACATCTATAGTAAGTGTTGGGCTTGGACAAAAGTGTGCTCTTTAACACCTGTTACTGACAAACTGTAATTATCATGCAGGGGCTGAACAGATGTATGATGCAGTTGAAGCCATGACAGGACAGAGGCCGTGGGTTCTGTTCAAACTGTGCTGGCGTTACGTCACCCCTCTGATCACCGTGGTTAGTCACACACTGTTAACAGCTGCAGGAGTCTGATGCAAAGGagaaatggaatgaaatgaagACAACTGTGGTGACGATTAAGGTTTGGCCATTAGCAATCAATAAGAAGGTGGAGAGAGTCTCTGCAGGGCCCATTGTCAAGTGTTAAAGTGTATTCTGTTGACTGTCTTACATAAGGAATTCATACCTAACATATTCTATGAGAGGAAAGATGTTTTGGACTTAATGACAATAAGCTTATTAAACGATTGtttgggcaaaaaaaaaaaatcaaaaatacatCATAAGTAATTTGACGAAATTAAGTGAAGGAGACTTCATGTATGACTTTGATGTCCTACTCTGAGGTATTAGTGTTTTTAGTCCTAGGTAGTTCACTTTCAGTGCAGGGATTCTGAGATGCTAAGGAATTTCTGAATAATACATGAATATTGCAACTGTCAGCAACAGATGTTACATCATCATGTCTTGATTTATAAGCAATACAATATCAAGCTACAGTAAAAGGTTTACTTCCATAAAGCTGGATGACATCACCATGTCAGTGTaatctgtttgtctgcagaatTACtagtttgtttctttgcttgtCCTTCAAGGTTTTCTTCATCTGCACATTTCTGGACTACCAGCCGCTGACATCCGGTGGGGGCTATGTGTACCCAGACTGGGCCTACTATCTGGGCTGGGCCATGGCCTTCTCCTCTGTGGTTCCAGTGCCAATCTGGGCTGTCTACAAGGTCTGCTTCACCGATGGCACCCTCAGACAAGTAAGACCACCAACACATCTGGCTTAGAATTTTTACTCTTTTTGACACCTCAAAATGCACAATGTCAAAATGTCCCTTATTTCTGTCCTCAACAGCGCCTGTCGGTCCTGTGGCATCCTGTTAGAGATCCTGTTGAACCCAAGACAAACAACGAACTCCTAAATGAAACGGAGATGAAACCAGTGTCAGCTCCTTTACCTGACATGTTATAAGTTATTGTCGTTCTTGTCATTACCATAGATATATACAGTAGATGCTGCATTTGTGCTTGTGAGATGGATCGCTACCGCCAGCATCTTACACCAGAGGTGTTCTGAAACGTTCAAAGAGCAGAATGTGCTTGACTTTTGTGGTGCTTTCATATGCTCTGTCAaaagaaatgccaaaacaaCGCTACAGGGaataaatatttcacaaatgagAATCttattcagctttttattcCGTGTTACAAACATGTTGAATTTGTTACATCACAATCAGTAAATCTTTCTTTTAAGCTAAAAAAGTTAAGCAACTAACTTGATTCCAAAGCTCTTATGCCAGGTAACGAAAAAAAGATCAACATTTTTATTATGTAATATATCAGTAAGATGCTGGGGATTGAATGTGTCAATCAGCTATGTTGCtgatgttgtgtattttatcaTTACCATCATCtactttaaaatgtttaatctGTTGCAAAGCGCTGACATGACATACAAACATGATAACTCTGCACTCTGTAAATAACAATTATAACGTTATAAGTTGTggtaatatattatatatagcattattattattattattagtagtagtagtagtagtagtagtagtagtagtagtagtggtggtggtattatta is a window encoding:
- the LOC139343089 gene encoding sodium- and chloride-dependent betaine transporter-like isoform X2, coding for METAIGQYTQEGAITSWNKLCPLAKGTGYSLIVVQLYSRLYSIVLAWAFIYLIYCFRDPLPWTTCNNPWNTDRCVDLTSTNGTAIHSSNLTGNWTSGNLTKSSVSEFWERGVLSMSGGIEEIGTVRWELLLSLLACWVACYFCIWKGVHSTGKAVYVTAVFPYVTLVILLVRGLTLPGAWQGVVYYLYPDFSRLADFQVWMEACTQVLFSYSIATGSMITLGSYNKVKNNCYRDSLWLCALNSCTSFVAGFAVFSALGFMSHKQGIPINLVAESGPGLAFIAFPQAVAMMPIPQLWAACFFIMLILLGLDTVFTGLEAIISSVIDIFPGQMRKPWRREIFLILFCSVCFILQIPLTTQGGVYLFQLIDYYGANGACILFVSLIECVAVGWAFGAEQMYDAVEAMTGQRPWVLFKLCWRYVTPLITVPLTSGGGYVYPDWAYYLGWAMAFSSVVPVPIWAVYKVCFTDGTLRQRLSVLWHPVRDPVEPKTNNELLNETEMKPVSAPLPDML
- the LOC139343089 gene encoding sodium- and chloride-dependent betaine transporter-like isoform X1, translated to METAIGQYTQEGAITSWNKLCPLAKGTGYSLIVVQLYSRLYSIVLAWAFIYLIYCFRDPLPWTTCNNPWNTDRCVDLTSTNGTAIHSSNLTGNWTSGNLTKSSVSEFWERGVLSMSGGIEEIGTVRWELLLSLLACWVACYFCIWKGVHSTGKAVYVTAVFPYVTLVILLVRGLTLPGAWQGVVYYLYPDFSRLADFQVWMEACTQVLFSYSIATGSMITLGSYNKVKNNCYRDSLWLCALNSCTSFVAGFAVFSALGFMSHKQGIPINLVAESGPGLAFIAFPQAVAMMPIPQLWAACFFIMLILLGLDTVFTGLEAIISSVIDIFPGQMRKPWRREIFLILFCSVCFILQIPLTTQGGVYLFQLIDYYGANGACILFVSLIECVAVGWAFGAEQMYDAVEAMTGQRPWVLFKLCWRYVTPLITVVFFICTFLDYQPLTSGGGYVYPDWAYYLGWAMAFSSVVPVPIWAVYKVCFTDGTLRQRLSVLWHPVRDPVEPKTNNELLNETEMKPVSAPLPDML